GTCCTGCATTTCCATGACCTCGTGGTTGACTTTGCTTCACATAGGGTCACCCGGTGCGGCCAGGACGTAAGGCTGACTGCCACAGAATACAGACTCTTGTCTTATTTGGCGCGCAATGCTGGCCGAGTGGTCACTCACGAACAGCTACTGGAGAAGGTATGGGGTGGCGAATATGTCGGTGAAACGCACCTTATCCAGGTAGCAGTGGCGCGGCTCAGGCAGAAGCTCGGGGACGATGTCAAACACCCCAGGTTTATTATCACCCAATTCGGCACCGGATATATGTTTGTAAAGCCCGGCTAGTGCTTAGCCGTAATAGTTCGCACCACAAGAGTGAGGCAGAGACCCTTCGCTATCCCCTTTCCCTTCACTGCGTGAGGGATGAGGGCTTCGGCTCAGGGTGACAGCGTCCGTAGGTGTCATTATGAGCGGAGCTAAGAATCCCGGTTGTTACGCGGAACCGTACAACCAGGTACAGGCAACATGGGGTTACCGTGTTACCCTTTCGTCAACCAGGAAGCTGATCATTTTGCCCATGTCCATGAAGGTCTCCTCATCGTCACGGATAGGCTTACCGACATCAGACATCCGGATATCAACGACCGCCTGAGCGCTTTCCGGGCTGTCAAACCAGAACTCGGTGACGCAGTCGAAGTCCGGCTCCGGAGCACCCAGAGGAGCAACGACATGGTTGCGCACATATTTCTTGATCATAGGGAAAAGCTTCAGCGCCAGGGGCGCGTGCACCTCTTCATAATGCCTGACGAACTCCTCATGGGACACGGTTGGCTTTCTCTTTATTAGCGCCATAGCCTTGATCATGTTGACTCACCTCCTGCTTGAAAACAATAGGCCATCGCCCTGCGCCAGGACGGCCACTGGTAGTTCATACCTGGTAATGTACCCTTTTTCGACTACCTGACACATGAGAATATACAGCCTTCGTGGAAGTGGGACAAGTACAAGCTGAAGTCGGGTGGTGAGTGTGTTTCATACTGACACGGCAGCTAAGCATCCCCTGGCCTCCAGTGGTGAAGGGCATCTCGGCCTCGATGCACACTCGGCCACGGCGGTTTCGACTGTTTGGGGAATACAATTTGACCAATGATCGGTTAGCATAGGAAAATGCAAGAGGCAAGGGAGTGCAGGCCTACTTAATCTGCCAGTAACGCATGGTCGCTGCTCACCCCTGTCGGCCTGGGGTAGCAGAGTGGGACTCCTGGCCAGGATCATAGTCTGATTGAAGCGGTCGACAAGGAGGGGTTGATTTGCACAGAATAAGGGTTTTGATCGCCGATGATCACGCAGTGGTGCGGGAGGGCACCCGCCGTATCCTGGAGCAGGAAGAGGACCTGGAGGTGATTGCTGAGGCCGCCGATGGAGGGGAAGCGGTGGAGCTAGCTACTGAACTCAATCCTGATGTGGTTTTAATGGACATAGCCATGCCCCACGTGGATGGCATTGAGGCCACCAAACGGATTAAGGAGCTTTGCCCCGGCATCGGTGTCTTGATTCTCAGCGCTTACGATGATGACCAGTTCGTCTTCAGCCTTTTGGAGGCGGGTGCTGCTGGCTATTTGCTGAAGGACGTCCACGGGCATGAGCTAGTAGATGCTGTCCGAGCTGTGCACGCGGGGGAATCAGTGCTCCACCCCTCAATCGCCCGCAAGGTTTTGAACCGCTTCGTGTCCAGGACCGACAAGATCAAGAAGCGAGAGCCCCTGGAAATGCTCAGCCAGCGAGAGAAGGAGATCCTCAGATTGGCGACTAGAGGCTTGAGCAACAAGGATATTGCCGAACAGCTCTTCCTCAGCGTGCGGACGGTCCACAGCCACCTGACCCATATCTTCAACAAACTTCAGGTCGGTTCCCGCACCGAAGCTGTGGTGCGTGGCCTGAAAGAAGGCTGGATCTCCCTCGATGACGTGCCCTGAGGGCTGTCCTTCGAGGACTTAGAGGCAGGCGGACTTGCAACAACCATCCTTTGGCTGGCCGACGAGAATCTTCGCAAAGCCAGGTTTCTGGGTTCTGGCAGCCCTGCTGGTGCTTATCACCATCTCCCAATATGTGGCACAACTACATCCTCCGGCACCTGTGGCTCGCTTTCTGTCCGACCTCGGCCTGGAGCGCCATGCCTTCGAGAGGATTGCCTATCTGGTACCGATAGTCTGGGCTGGCTTCCTATTCGGGTGGGGAGGAGTCTTTGTCACCTCACTGATCGCCCTTTTTTGTATGCTCCCGGGCGCCATTTGGCTCTCGACTAACAGCAGGCAGGCCCTTCTGGAAGCAGGATTAGTTTTTGTCCTGGGCAACGTGGTCTTTCTCTCCTTCGACGCATTGCGCAGAGGACGGAAGCGCCGCGCTGATCTTAGAAAGGCAGAAAGTGCCCTGCAATTCCAGCTTCAAGGCATAAAAGACAGCGAGAAGCGGCTTGCCGCTCTTAACCAGACGTCTGCTACTCTTTCCCAGTCTCTGGAGCTCCAGGAGGTGCTGGATAAGGCTACTGAGACCGTCATGAGTGTGATGCAGGTGGACGCCGTCTTGATACACCTTATGGATGAAGAGGCTGGCGAGCTATCCCTAGCTTCTCACGGGGGTGTATCCGCAGAGTTTGCCCAACTGGGGGAAAAGATCAGGCTCGGCGAGAGTTCCAGCGCGCAAGTGGCCCATACGGGGGAACCGCTATTCGTGGAAGATGCGTCTCAAGATCCCACGCTTAGCCCCAAAGAGATAGAGGTGGCCAGGACCCAGGGGATACGTTCGCTGCTCAGCGTGCCTCTGAAATCGAAGGGGAAGGTTATGGGGACCCTTTCTGTGCTCATGCACGACTATCGCTGGTTTCGCGAAGATGAAGTGGAACTGCTTACTGCTATCGGGAATCAGATTGGAGTTGCTGTGGAAAATGCCCGTCTTTATGAGAAGGAGCGTCTGGCAACGCTAAGGCTGGCCGTCTCAGAGAGGAATTATCGAGGACTTTTCGAGAATGCTAATGACGCCATCTGGGTTCACGACCTGGACGGCGATATCACAGTAGCTAACAGGGCATGTGAGACTCAGACCGGGTACCGCTTAGAAGAGCTGACGACAATGAATGTGAGGAAGTTCCTGCCTCAAGAAAGCCACGCTCTGGCGATGGATGTCCAGCGTAAGCTCCTTGAAAGGCAGACTGTGGAACAGCCATATGAACAGCGCATAGTCAGGAAAGACGGGACGGAGGCGATTCTGATGTTGACCACCAGCCTGGTCATAGAGGATGGAGTGCCAGTGGGCTTCCAGAACATTGCCAGGGATGTGACCGAAGAGAAGCGAATGCGGGAGAACCTGAGCTTCTACCTCAGGGAAGTCACCAAGGCTCAGGAGGAGGAGAGAAAACGCATTGCCCTGGAGCTCCACGACGATACCATACAGTCCCTGGTGGTCCTCTCACGCCAGTTGGACAATCTCGCCTCCAGCGGTAAGGTACCCTCCGAGAGCAACCGTGCCCTGCTGGAAAACCTGTGGCAACAGATCAACAACACCATTCAGGGCGTGCGACGCTTGAGCCAGGACCTGAGACCGCCCATACTGGACCGCCTCGGCTTGCTGCCAGCCCTGGAGTGGCTGGCGTCCGACGTTTCAGGATATTCAGGGATAAGGATTAAGACCAGGGTGCTTGGTAGCGAACGACGCTTGCCTCAAGAAGCGGAACTGATGCTGTTTCGCATCACTCAAGAGGCACTGAGAAATGTGTGGAGGCATTCTGAGGCCACCGAAGCTGAGCTCACCGTGCAGTTCGTTTCCAACAAAATTAAGATAACCATCGCCGACAACGGCAAGGGGTTTGAGCTTCCCAGCTCCGTGGGCGATTTGACCAGAAGTGGTAAGCTCGGCCTGGCCGGGATGCAGGAGAGGGCTCGATTGCTGGGCGGCAATGCGAAGATGGAGTCCGTGCCAGGGAAAGGCACTACTGTGACGGTCGAGGCACCAATATGAACTGGCCCTGTGCGGTAGCAAGTCTGACCTGCATTCCTGATGGGAACCTCCTTTGCAGGCAAGTCTCTCCGGCGAGTAGCTTCACAGAACCCCTTCTTGCTTCAGGCTGTTCATGGTCCGAAAACAGCATAGTATGTCTGGACACTGCACAGTCTGATGCTCGGCGGTAAGACTGACTATGGGTTTCTTGTTGGAATGAGCGATGGGGTGTGGGTGCGAGATTGTTTAGCAATTTTTCATGCTGGCTTGCAGCCAGCACCACGATGGATGAAAATATCTGTGCGCTGGCTTAGCTCCGGAGTTCGTCTTGCCATTGGTGCTGCGAGCCCGAGCCGGAATGGCACGGATTGATAAACAATCTCAGGTGCTATGCTTGACTTGGCCCCAGGTATTTGATAACTTTTGGGGTGGGGGCGATTAGCTCAGGGGTTTAGAGCGCTGCGTTGACATCGCAGAGGTCACTGGTTCAATTCCAGTATCGCCCACCATAATCATTACTATGGCCGAAACACACCGGCAGCCAGTGACGGAGAACCTCTCACCTGCTAAAGGTCGAGAGGTTTTAATCTAAGTCGGCCAGGAGCAAGTAGATTGGCGGAAGACCGCAATAATCTCGACATGATACGCCACTCGGCCTCTCACGTGATGGCCGAGGCGGTGAGGTCACTTTTCCCCGAGGCTAGGTTCGGCATTGGGCCGCCTACCGATGACGGCTTCTACTATGACTTCGACCTGCCCCGCCCCCTCACCCCCGAAGATCTCCCCGTAATCGAGGCCAAGATGCGGGAAATCGTGGCTGCTGACCTCCCCTTCACCAGGGAGGAGGTGGACAAGGACAAGGCACGCCAGGTCTTTGCTGGCCAGCCCTACAAGCTGGAGCTGATCGATGACCTCCCCGCCGACGAGACCCTCACCATCTACCGCCAGGGGGCCTTCGTTGACCTCTGCCGCGGGCCTCACGTGAAGACCACCGGCCAGGTCGGCCCCTTCTTCAAGCTGCTGAGCATCGCCGGGGCCTACTGGCGCGGCGACGAGCACCGCCCCATGCTGCAACGGATATACGGCACAGCCTTCGAGAGCCAGGAGTCCCTGAACGAATTCCTGCACAAGCTGGAGGAGGCGGAGAGACGAGACCACCGGAAGCTGGGCAAGGAACTGGAACTGTTCAGCATTCATGAGGAAGCCGGACCGGGCCTGGTGCTGTGGCATCCTAAAGGTGCGATAGTGCGGAAGATCATCGAGGACTTCTGGAAAGAGGAGCACTTGAAGCGGGGGTACGAGATAGTCTATACCCCCCACATTTTCAAAGTCGGTCTGTGGAAAACCAGCGGGCACTGGGAAATGTACCGTGAGAACCTCTATTCGCCCATGGATGTCGAGGGGCAGGACTACATCATCAAGCCGATGAACTGTCCCGGCCATATCCTGATGTACAAGACCAGGATTCGCAGCTACCGGGAGCTGCCGATGCGCTGGGCGGAGCTGGGCACGGTCTACCGCTATGAGCGCTCTGGAGTGCTGCACGGACTGGCACGGGTGAGAGGATTTACCCAGGACGATGCCCACATTTTCTGCCGCCCGGAGCAAGTGGAAGAGGAGATAATGGCAGTACTGGAACTGGCCCGCTTCATGATGAAGTCCTTTGGATTTGCAGAATATCAGGTATTGCTTTCCACCCGCCCGGACAAATACGCTGGAACCATCGAGGTCTGGGAGCGGGCGACGGCAACACTGGAAAAAGCCCTCAAGCGGCTGGAGCAGCCCTACCAGGTAGACCCCGGGGAAGGGGTGTTCTATGGGCCGAAGATCGACATCAAGCTCCAGGACGCCCTGGGGCGGGCCTGGCAGGGGCCTACTATTCAGGTGGACTTCAACCTGCCGGAGCGCTTCGAAGTGACCTATACGGGCGAGGATGGCCAGCCGCACCTGGTGGCCATGATACACCGCACCGTGCTGGGCAGCATGGAGCGCTTCCTGGCCTGTCTGATCGAGCATTACGCCGGCGCTTTTCCTGTATGGCTGGCGCCGGTGCAGGCAGTGGTCATCCCCATAGCCGACCGCCATCTTGACTACGCGCGGCAGGTGGAGGCCGAGCTAAAGGCCGAGGGCCTGCGCCTTCAGGTTGACGCTCGCCCTGAGAGGATGAACTCCAAGATACGAGAGGCACAGTTGCAGAAGGTGCCCTATATGCTGGTGGTGGGTGACAAGGAGGCGGACACTGCCACGGTAGCCGTCCGCCTGCGCAGCGGCGAGGACCTGGGGAAGCGGTCGCTGGCAGAGTTCAAGGCGATGGCCAGGGCAGCTATCGAAGCCAAGAGATAAAGGTATTCGGTTGGCCACGATGTCGATTTGGGATTAGGGGGAGGCCAAAACATGGTAAAGAGTCGTCTTGAATACAAGAAAAGGATTGCCAAGGCCCTGGACGAGATCCCTCCTTCTTGCCTGAGTTCAGTGCTAGATTTCATCGAGTATTTGAGAGACAAAGAGGCTTGGAAGGAAACTCAAGAGATACTAAGAGATAAGGAATCGATGCTTCAGATAAGAGAGACAGACAGGGAATGGAATGAGGGAAATTGCAAGAAAGGTGACTACGTAGAGTGGAGGAGAGGCGATGTATAAAGTCCTCCTCCACAGGCGGGCTTTCAAGGACTATGAAAGACAAAAGTGGTTCAGACCGAGGCGGCGATATTCAAGAAGTACCGATGAAACCTCGGATCAGAGGTAAGCTCGGGGTGGAAGGCCGAAGCCACCAGTTTACCTTGTCTGGCAGCTACCACTGTACCGTCAGATAGACGGGCCAGGACTTCCACTTCGGGGCCAACCTTCTCCACAATCGGGGCACGGATGAAGATGGCGTGGAAGGGTGGTGCGCCAAGGGCGGGCATATCCAAGTCAGTTTCAAAGCTATCCAACTGCCTGCCAAAGGCGTTGCGTTTCACCCTTATATCCATGGCTCCTAAGCTGGGGACCGAGTTGCCCCCTACGTCTTTGGCCAGAAGAATCATGCCAGCGCAGGTTCCCAGAATGGGTAGACCGTCCTGAGCCAATTCTCTGAGGGGCTGCATCAGGTGGAAGTCAGCCATCAACCGGCTGATGGTGGTGCTTTCTCCGCCGGGGATAACGAGACCATCCAGGCCCTCCAGCTCCTTCGGCAAGCGGATAAGGGAGGCCTTTACATCTAGCTGCTGCAAAATCCTGACGTGCTCTATGAAAGCGCCTTGCAACGCTAGAACCCCGATCTTCATCTTAACCTTTGATCCCCTTCAAACCTTGGTCTCCCTGGGTGATTTTTGCCATTCGACTGTCAGCAGCAGAGTGCCCGACGTCGTGCACTCTACCCCGGTCGAGTTCCTCTTTCATTCGTACCATAGCGGATACATTACCAGACCGGTGGGTAGCTTGGGGTAGAAGTAAGTGGATTTCGGCGGCATTCTGTCCCCTGCGTCAGCTACGGCCAAGACGCTGGAAACGGGAATGGGGTTCATCAAGAAAGCCCACTGGTACTCGCCAGAATTCACCCGGCTGATGGCCTCCAGCGCGCTCTCGGTATACGCCAGCCGTTGCTCCTCCTTCTGCGGCGTATCAACACCCATTATCCGCCGTAAAACTATACAGTGAAGGAGGGCGACATCCAGATTTCTCCATTCCTGGCTCCGCTCGCGGGGCAGTATCTCATCCAGCTTTGCCATATCACGGGGCATAAGCAAACGCAATCGCTTGCCATCCAGACCGTAAACTCCTATAGCTGTCCCTTTACTGCCGCGCTCTGCCAAGGTGTCCAACCACCCTTCTGCTGTTTGGGCCAGAGTGGTGCCGTAAGGTTCGAGATACTCCTGGTCAAAAAAGGAGTCCAGCTTCTCTCTGAGATCCGTCAGCTTCTTGGCTCGCGCTCCCCGCAGCAGGCGATGAGTGGGGAGCGTCAGCACTCCTGGATCCCCGGCGTCGGCTATAGTCATCATCACGAAATTGAAAGGCTCGTCTCCGGTGGAACAGCCCAGAAGGGCTTGTTGTTCCCTCTGGTAAGCTTGGGCCGTCTCATAGCGATGGTGTCCATCGGCGATGTAGATATCCTTATCAGCACAAAAAGCAGTGATTTTCGCTATGCTTGTAGGATCGGTGATAACCCACATGTGGTGAATTAGTCCCTGGTGATCGACGGCACCCAGGTCTGCTTCTTCTCCAACGACCTCCCGCAGAAGAGAAGCCAGTCCCTGTTTGCGTTGGCCCTGGCGGACGATCCCCAGGATAGGGCTGACATTGACACGGCAGGAACGTAGCAGATTAAGGCGATCCTTGACACGAGACTCCAGGGTCGTCTCGTGCAGACGAGCCCCGGCAGCGGACTGGTCTGGCAGCCGCACTCGGGCCACCAGCCCCCAGCGGCTTCTCAGGTAACTCTGGTATATGAAGCGGTGCTGGAAGACATAGAACGCCGGCACCCTCTCACGAAGCAAAACGCCCTCTTCCAGCCAATTCCTGAGGGTGTCAGCCGCTCTGGTGTACCTATTGCTCTGCGGAGAGTCTGAGGGATAGTCCTCCCCAAGCTCAACCCTGATTATGTTGTATGGGCTTCGATGGTGGCAAGAACGCTGCTCTGGCGGGGAAATGACGTCATAGGGGGGACAGATAACCGACGAAACATCCCTTATCCGCTCAGTGTTGTAGCGAAGCCCACAGAAGGGTTGGACATCGGCCACTTAGTCTAACCTTAGATCCACACCGCTGGATAGCCTGCTATTAGGGGGCGCCTACTATGGTGACGCCGCAGATGAACTTGCCCGGGTGCCCCCCCTGGTTGTGAGCCAACCCCAGCTTCACGTCTTTCATCTGGCGCGACGGCTCCTCGGCCTTGCCCTGAATCTGCTTGTATATCTCATGCACCTCGCGGCAGCCACTGGCGCCTACCGGATGCCCGAAGGATTTCAGGCCTCCGCTGACGTTAACTGGCATTTCTCCGTCGTGATAGTAGGCCCTCTTGTCACCCATCTGCTCCTTGAACTTACCCTTATCACAGAGGAAAAGCGACTCACTGGCGATAAGCTCGGCAATCGAGAAGCAGTCGTGCAACTCCACCATGTCAAGGTCCTGTCGAGGGTTCTTGATCCCGGCCTCCCGGTAGGCCATCTGAGCGGCGGCCTCCGTGGCATCCCAGTAGGTGAAGTCGTAGTCTATTCTCTCCTTACCCCACCCCGGGCTGGCCGCTATGCCAAACCCCTTGATGGTGACGTAGTCTTTCCGGTATTTCTTCGCGTCCTCGGTGCGGCAGAGAATGGCTGCCGAAGCACCGTCTGTCACCCCGCAGCAGTCGAAAAGGCCCAGAGGCCAGGCAATCATGGGAGCATTCAGCACCTGCTCTACGGTGACCTCTCTCCTGAGGTGGGCCTTGGGGTTTCTGGCCCCGTAGTAGTGGCTCTTGACCGAGATGTCAGCCAGGATCCTCTTGCCTTGCTCAGGGGTGAGGCCGTATTTGGCAAAGTAGGCCGTAGCAGCCATGGCGTATCTGCCGGGGCCAGTGCCAAAAGCTCCATATACAGGTTCCCACCTCCCGATCCACACTGAAGGCAGACCTCCAAATCCCATATCCTTCAGCTTCTCCACGCCTACGGCCAGCACCAGGTCATTGGCTTTGGCCGCCAAAGCATAGGTAGCGCCCCTGAGTGACTCGGCTCCGGTGCCGCAGGCATTCTCCACCCTCGTCACCGGCACGTACTGAGTCTGAAGGGTGCTGGAAAGGAGTGTTCCTGTAACCACGCCACCCTCTACTACCTGAGACCCCCACTGAGTCCCCAGCCATATAGCCTGAATATCCTTGATCTCAACGCCGGCGTCGGCGCAAGCCTCATAGGTGGCTTCAGCTATCAGGTCCTTTATATCGGCATCCCACCTCTCTCCGAAGCGGGTGCATCCCATGCCAACGATGGCTACTTTGTCCTTTATACCCTCTGCCATGTCTCCTCCTTTTTATTCCCTTACCGGCCGGCATTTCCAGAAATAGTTGTGAACTCCCAGGGCATCGTGGATCCGCCTGAAGGTTAGTTCCATCGGCATACCTACTTTGATATTGTTTACGTCCCTGTCCGTCATCTGGCTGAAGATTCTGACACCTCCGTCAAGGTTGACCGCTGCCAGGACATTCGGGGGATCTACTACTGCCGTCCTCTCGTCCATGCTGTAAGTAAAGAGGACGCCTTTCCTATCAGACAGCGGCACTTCCTGAAGGAATTTGTCATCGGCCTGACAATACATGCATCGCTTTTGCGGAGGGAATTGAGTCTTGCCGCACTGCTGGCACTTATGTCCATGACAGCGGTAGACCCAGTTGCGGTCTCTCCACATGGCGGTCAGGGAAGTCCTCGGCCTAGTCATGGGAGTCTCTTCAAATTTTATCAGGTTCCTGAACGTGACGTACTTGCCGTAGTTTTCCAGCATGAGCTTAAACTGGAGGTTCTTCTTTATGCCTCTCCTGTCCTTTACCTTGCTGATTCC
The DNA window shown above is from Chloroflexota bacterium and carries:
- a CDS encoding EthD family reductase; translation: MIKAMALIKRKPTVSHEEFVRHYEEVHAPLALKLFPMIKKYVRNHVVAPLGAPEPDFDCVTEFWFDSPESAQAVVDIRMSDVGKPIRDDEETFMDMGKMISFLVDERVTR
- a CDS encoding response regulator transcription factor, with amino-acid sequence MHRIRVLIADDHAVVREGTRRILEQEEDLEVIAEAADGGEAVELATELNPDVVLMDIAMPHVDGIEATKRIKELCPGIGVLILSAYDDDQFVFSLLEAGAAGYLLKDVHGHELVDAVRAVHAGESVLHPSIARKVLNRFVSRTDKIKKREPLEMLSQREKEILRLATRGLSNKDIAEQLFLSVRTVHSHLTHIFNKLQVGSRTEAVVRGLKEGWISLDDVP
- a CDS encoding PAS domain S-box protein is translated as MQQPSFGWPTRIFAKPGFWVLAALLVLITISQYVAQLHPPAPVARFLSDLGLERHAFERIAYLVPIVWAGFLFGWGGVFVTSLIALFCMLPGAIWLSTNSRQALLEAGLVFVLGNVVFLSFDALRRGRKRRADLRKAESALQFQLQGIKDSEKRLAALNQTSATLSQSLELQEVLDKATETVMSVMQVDAVLIHLMDEEAGELSLASHGGVSAEFAQLGEKIRLGESSSAQVAHTGEPLFVEDASQDPTLSPKEIEVARTQGIRSLLSVPLKSKGKVMGTLSVLMHDYRWFREDEVELLTAIGNQIGVAVENARLYEKERLATLRLAVSERNYRGLFENANDAIWVHDLDGDITVANRACETQTGYRLEELTTMNVRKFLPQESHALAMDVQRKLLERQTVEQPYEQRIVRKDGTEAILMLTTSLVIEDGVPVGFQNIARDVTEEKRMRENLSFYLREVTKAQEEERKRIALELHDDTIQSLVVLSRQLDNLASSGKVPSESNRALLENLWQQINNTIQGVRRLSQDLRPPILDRLGLLPALEWLASDVSGYSGIRIKTRVLGSERRLPQEAELMLFRITQEALRNVWRHSEATEAELTVQFVSNKIKITIADNGKGFELPSSVGDLTRSGKLGLAGMQERARLLGGNAKMESVPGKGTTVTVEAPI
- a CDS encoding threonine--tRNA ligase; this encodes MIRHSASHVMAEAVRSLFPEARFGIGPPTDDGFYYDFDLPRPLTPEDLPVIEAKMREIVAADLPFTREEVDKDKARQVFAGQPYKLELIDDLPADETLTIYRQGAFVDLCRGPHVKTTGQVGPFFKLLSIAGAYWRGDEHRPMLQRIYGTAFESQESLNEFLHKLEEAERRDHRKLGKELELFSIHEEAGPGLVLWHPKGAIVRKIIEDFWKEEHLKRGYEIVYTPHIFKVGLWKTSGHWEMYRENLYSPMDVEGQDYIIKPMNCPGHILMYKTRIRSYRELPMRWAELGTVYRYERSGVLHGLARVRGFTQDDAHIFCRPEQVEEEIMAVLELARFMMKSFGFAEYQVLLSTRPDKYAGTIEVWERATATLEKALKRLEQPYQVDPGEGVFYGPKIDIKLQDALGRAWQGPTIQVDFNLPERFEVTYTGEDGQPHLVAMIHRTVLGSMERFLACLIEHYAGAFPVWLAPVQAVVIPIADRHLDYARQVEAELKAEGLRLQVDARPERMNSKIREAQLQKVPYMLVVGDKEADTATVAVRLRSGEDLGKRSLAEFKAMARAAIEAKR
- the pdxT gene encoding pyridoxal 5'-phosphate synthase glutaminase subunit PdxT; amino-acid sequence: MKIGVLALQGAFIEHVRILQQLDVKASLIRLPKELEGLDGLVIPGGESTTISRLMADFHLMQPLRELAQDGLPILGTCAGMILLAKDVGGNSVPSLGAMDIRVKRNAFGRQLDSFETDLDMPALGAPPFHAIFIRAPIVEKVGPEVEVLARLSDGTVVAARQGKLVASAFHPELTSDPRFHRYFLNIAASV
- a CDS encoding DUF1015 domain-containing protein gives rise to the protein MADVQPFCGLRYNTERIRDVSSVICPPYDVISPPEQRSCHHRSPYNIIRVELGEDYPSDSPQSNRYTRAADTLRNWLEEGVLLRERVPAFYVFQHRFIYQSYLRSRWGLVARVRLPDQSAAGARLHETTLESRVKDRLNLLRSCRVNVSPILGIVRQGQRKQGLASLLREVVGEEADLGAVDHQGLIHHMWVITDPTSIAKITAFCADKDIYIADGHHRYETAQAYQREQQALLGCSTGDEPFNFVMMTIADAGDPGVLTLPTHRLLRGARAKKLTDLREKLDSFFDQEYLEPYGTTLAQTAEGWLDTLAERGSKGTAIGVYGLDGKRLRLLMPRDMAKLDEILPRERSQEWRNLDVALLHCIVLRRIMGVDTPQKEEQRLAYTESALEAISRVNSGEYQWAFLMNPIPVSSVLAVADAGDRMPPKSTYFYPKLPTGLVMYPLWYE
- a CDS encoding acetyl-CoA acetyltransferase, with the translated sequence MAEGIKDKVAIVGMGCTRFGERWDADIKDLIAEATYEACADAGVEIKDIQAIWLGTQWGSQVVEGGVVTGTLLSSTLQTQYVPVTRVENACGTGAESLRGATYALAAKANDLVLAVGVEKLKDMGFGGLPSVWIGRWEPVYGAFGTGPGRYAMAATAYFAKYGLTPEQGKRILADISVKSHYYGARNPKAHLRREVTVEQVLNAPMIAWPLGLFDCCGVTDGASAAILCRTEDAKKYRKDYVTIKGFGIAASPGWGKERIDYDFTYWDATEAAAQMAYREAGIKNPRQDLDMVELHDCFSIAELIASESLFLCDKGKFKEQMGDKRAYYHDGEMPVNVSGGLKSFGHPVGASGCREVHEIYKQIQGKAEEPSRQMKDVKLGLAHNQGGHPGKFICGVTIVGAP